A region from the Manihot esculenta cultivar AM560-2 chromosome 13, M.esculenta_v8, whole genome shotgun sequence genome encodes:
- the LOC110628986 gene encoding probable esterase KAI2, with product MGIVEEAHNVKILGTGEQVLVLAHGFGTDQSVWKHLVPHLLDEFKVILYDNMGAGTTNPDYFDFSRYSSLEGYAYDLLAILEELQIESCILVGHSVSGMIGAIASISRPDLFSKIVMLSASPRYLNDVDYYGGFEQEDLNQLFEAMQSNYKAWCAGFAPLAVGGDMDSVAVQEFSRTLFNMRPDIALSVAQNIFQSDMRQILRLVTVPCHVLQSGKDLAVPVVVSEYLHQHLGGESIVEVMSSDGHLPQLSSPDIVIPVLLRHIRYDIVV from the exons ATGGGTATTGTTGAAGAAGCTCACAACGTGAAGATCCTGGGCACAGGAGAGCAGGTGCTGGTTCTTGCTCATGGATTTGGGACCGATCAATCTGTTTGGAAGCACCTTGTGCCTCATCTTCTTGACGAGTTCAAGGTCATTTTGTATGATAATATGGGTGCTGGTACTACAAATCCTGATTACTTTGATTTTAGTAGATACTCATCTCTGGAAGGTTATGCTTATGATTTGCTCGCCATTTTGGAGGAATTGCAAATCGAGAGTTGTATTTTAGTCGGCCACTCTGTTTCTGGTATGATTGGTGCTATTGCCTCCATTAGCCGCCCAGATCTCTTCTCTAAAATCGTTATGCTCTCTGCTTCTCCCAG GTATTTGAATGATGTGGACTACTATGGAGGATTTGAGCAAGAAGATCTAAATCAACTATTTGAAGCTATGCAATCCAATTACAAGGCATGGTGTGCAGGGTTTGCCCCACTAGCCGTTGGTGGGGATATGGATTCTGTGGCTGTTCAAGAATTTAGCCGTACCCTTTTCAACATGAGGCCAGACATAGCTCTAAGTGTAGCACAGAACATATTCCAGAGTGACATGAGACAAATTCTACGTTTAGTTACTGTGCCTTGTCACGTCTTGCAAAGCGGTAAAGATTTGGCTGTACCGGTAGTTGTATCTGAGTATTTGCATCAACATCTTGGTGGTGAATCCATTGTAGAAGTCATGTCATCCGATGGTCATTTACCCCAATTGAGTTCACCGGATATTGTAATTCCGGTACTCCTTAGGCACATTCGTTATGATATTGTTGTCTAA
- the LOC110629890 gene encoding 9-cis-epoxycarotenoid dioxygenase NCED3, chloroplastic-like, whose amino-acid sequence MVSSSSLSPAAATSMSSSVSLDRPSRKPNISSSLQTPSIIHFPKHSSTATSYPPSPSISTTIPKKIATTVPSVDKSLAPMQNQWNFLQKAAAMALDAVESALVSHERRFPLPKTADPAVQIAGNFAPVSERPVVRNLPVTGTIPDTIRGVYVRNDANPLHEPVAGHHFFDGDGMVHAVRFEKGSVSYACRFTETNRLVQERELGHSVFPKAIGELHGHSGIARLLLFCARGLFGIVDSSHGTGVANAGLVYFDGRLLAMSEDDLPYHVRVLPSGDLKTVGRYNFNGQLKSSMIAHPKVDPCSGELFALSFFRATQVQIQAKKIHMGFHMERRAFLEKIIISHL is encoded by the coding sequence AtggtttcttcttcttcactttCGCCAGCTGCAGCTACAAGCATGAGCTCTTCTGTTTCTCTTGACAGGCCTAGCAGAAAACCCAACATCTCTTCCTCTCTTCAGACTCCTTCCATTATCCATTTTCCTAAACACTCCTCCACAGCCACTTCTTATCCTCCCTCTCCTTCTATTTCTACAACAATTCCAAAGAAAATTGCCACTACTGTTCCTTCTGTTGATAAATCATTAGCCCCAATGCAAAACCAATGGAATTTTTTGCAAAAAGCTGCAGCTATGGCCTTGGATGCTGTGGAAAGTGCTTTAGTTTCACATGAACGTCGATTCCCTCTTCCCAAAACTGCTGACCCAGCTGTCCAAATCGCCGGCAACTTCGCTCCCGTGTCGGAGCGACCCGTTGTACGTAATTTGCCCGTTACTGGTACAATCCCAGATACTATTCGAGGTGTTTATGTTAGAAACGACGCAAACCCACTTCACGAACCGGTAGCTGGTCACCATTTCTTTGATGGTGATGGGATGGTCCATGCTGTTCGGTTTGAGAAAGGTTCCGTCAGCTATGCTTGCCGGTTCACGGAGACAAACAGGCTGGTTCAAGAGCGAGAATTGGGACACTCAGTTTTCCCAAAGGCCATCGGTGAACTCCATGGACACTCTGGGATAGCTAGGCTGTTGCTTTTTTGTGCTCGTGGGCTTTTTGGTATCGTTGATTCTAGCCATGGGACTGGTGTTGCTAACGCTGGATTGGTTTACTTTGATGGTCGTCTTCTCGCCATGTCTGAAGATGATCTGCCTTACCATGTTCGTGTTCTTCCCTCTGGAGACCTCAAAACTGTTGGACGATACAATTTCAATGGCCAACTCAAGAGTTCAATGATTGCTCATCCAAAAGTCGACCCATGTTCTGGGGAATTGTTTGCTCTAAGTTTCTTCCGAGCGACCCAAGTTCAAATTCAGGCAAAGAAGATTCACATGGGATTTCACATGGAGAGAAGggcatttttggaaaaaattatcatatctcacctttga